The Fimbriimonas ginsengisoli Gsoil 348 genome window below encodes:
- the pgl gene encoding 6-phosphogluconolactonase, giving the protein MIHLFSNAEALAQAAATEFARASSASISARGRFTVALSGGSTPKRLHALLASPPLRDQVAWDRVHLLFGDERYVPPSDEQSNERMARETLVSRVPIPEANVHGMYAPGGPDAAASAYEDLVRSLLGDELAIDLTLLGLGPDGHTASLFPGRPSVHETDRLVIAAKANAGVEDRITMTVPLLNRSREILFLAAGADKADAVRRALDAPENWDETPSQAVARHAPNVVWFLDEAANAAR; this is encoded by the coding sequence ATGATCCACCTTTTCTCCAACGCTGAAGCGCTCGCCCAAGCCGCCGCGACTGAATTTGCCCGTGCCTCCTCCGCCTCCATCTCGGCCCGCGGCCGTTTCACGGTCGCCCTTAGCGGAGGCAGCACGCCCAAGCGCCTTCACGCCCTCCTCGCCTCCCCACCGCTTCGCGACCAAGTCGCGTGGGACCGGGTGCACCTCCTTTTCGGCGACGAGAGATACGTGCCGCCAAGCGACGAGCAGAGCAATGAGCGAATGGCGCGCGAAACGCTTGTCTCCCGCGTCCCGATCCCAGAGGCGAACGTCCACGGCATGTACGCCCCCGGTGGACCCGACGCGGCTGCCTCCGCCTACGAAGACCTCGTCAGGTCACTCCTGGGAGACGAGCTCGCCATCGACCTAACCCTCTTGGGCCTCGGCCCCGACGGTCACACCGCTTCCCTATTCCCTGGGCGTCCATCCGTCCACGAGACCGACCGTCTGGTCATCGCCGCCAAAGCCAACGCCGGAGTGGAGGACCGAATCACCATGACCGTTCCCCTCCTCAATCGATCGCGAGAGATCCTCTTCCTCGCCGCCGGCGCGGATAAGGCCGACGCGGTGCGCCGAGCCCTCGATGCCCCCGAGAACTGGGACGAAACCCCTTCGCAAGCGGTGGCCCGCCACGCCCCCAACGTCGTGTGGTTCTTGGACGAAGCCGCCAACGCCGCCCGTTAA